The Paenibacillus sp. MBLB1832 genome has a window encoding:
- a CDS encoding 2-hydroxy-3-keto-5-methylthiopentenyl-1-phosphate phosphatase: MSKERIIFCDFDGTITVNDNIVAIMKHFNPPGWEGIVEQIITQQISIREGVGAMFALLPTSRKAEIVDYAINNAVIRDGFAEFVSYCKEQGIKLLITSGGIDFFIYPLLSAFPIPVDHIYCNASSFDGETIEILWPNKCDEHCATDCGMCKTSIIRSYDGDRYERIIIGDSVTDFEGAKLVDTIFARSHLVERCEQLGYAYHPFETFFDIIKQLEASPVL; this comes from the coding sequence ATGAGTAAGGAACGCATTATCTTCTGTGACTTTGACGGTACGATTACCGTTAACGATAACATTGTTGCGATTATGAAACATTTCAACCCGCCAGGCTGGGAAGGCATTGTCGAGCAAATTATTACCCAGCAAATCTCCATTCGCGAGGGTGTTGGGGCCATGTTTGCCCTGCTGCCAACCTCCCGCAAAGCGGAGATTGTCGATTATGCGATTAACAACGCTGTCATTCGCGACGGGTTCGCTGAATTTGTTTCCTACTGCAAGGAACAAGGCATCAAGCTCTTGATTACAAGCGGCGGCATTGATTTCTTCATCTACCCGCTTCTGAGCGCGTTTCCGATTCCAGTGGATCACATTTATTGTAATGCGAGCTCGTTTGATGGAGAAACGATTGAGATTCTTTGGCCAAATAAGTGTGATGAGCATTGCGCGACAGATTGCGGCATGTGCAAAACAAGCATCATCCGCTCCTATGATGGGGATCGGTACGAGCGCATTATTATCGGCGACAGTGTAACGGATTTCGAGGGAGCTAAGCTGGTGGATACGATCTTCGCTAGATCCCATCTCGTTGAGCGCTGTGAGCAGCTCGGTTATGCATACCATCCGTTTGAAACGTTTTTCGATATTATTAAGCAACTGGAGGCTAGTCCCGTTCTATGA
- the mtnB gene encoding methylthioribulose 1-phosphate dehydratase produces MSILLEEKQRAFTELREIKANLAARGWFPATSGNLSVRVGEFDPSAFTFAITSSGRDKSVQTPEDFLLVNEKGLPTEATSLKPSAETLIHSEIYRLTGAGAIFHVHTIYNNLVSELYGERGSIPVNGVELIKAFNIWDEEAQIEIPILPNYAAIPRIAELVEGAIVPRIPGIVLRKHGIYAWGANAFEAKRHLEAFEFLFEYVYRYHMMTK; encoded by the coding sequence ATGAGTATTTTACTAGAAGAGAAACAACGCGCGTTTACTGAACTGCGCGAGATTAAAGCGAATTTGGCGGCACGCGGCTGGTTTCCAGCGACTAGCGGAAATTTGTCTGTACGTGTTGGCGAGTTCGATCCAAGCGCTTTTACCTTTGCGATTACATCCAGTGGTCGAGATAAATCGGTGCAAACCCCGGAAGACTTCCTCCTCGTCAATGAGAAGGGGCTTCCTACCGAGGCGACTAGCTTGAAGCCTTCGGCAGAAACGTTGATCCACAGTGAGATTTATCGCCTGACAGGTGCTGGGGCTATTTTTCACGTACACACGATCTACAACAACTTGGTGTCTGAGCTGTATGGTGAACGCGGCAGCATCCCAGTTAACGGGGTTGAGCTGATCAAAGCGTTCAACATCTGGGACGAGGAAGCTCAAATTGAGATTCCGATCCTGCCGAACTACGCAGCCATTCCGCGTATTGCTGAGCTGGTTGAAGGTGCAATCGTGCCGCGCATTCCAGGCATCGTGCTGCGCAAGCACGGTATTTATGCTTGGGGTGCGAACGCGTTCGAGGCGAAGCGCCACCTCGAGGCGTTCGAGTTTTTGTTCGAGTATGTGTACCGTTATCACATGATGACGAAGTAA